The following are encoded in a window of Salinibacter ruber DSM 13855 genomic DNA:
- a CDS encoding cytochrome c oxidase subunit II, whose protein sequence is MHVHRFEKLWIGLSLLLIAAFIGIVLFGFTVMNLKVPGVETGETVDPATVLSEGPFAKPGVRKISDDHYEVYMLAQQFIFRPGSTRPLTLPADTKITFHMTSPDVMHGFEVPGSGLNSTVIPGQVATFTTRFPEAKSYGIICHQYCGSAHHNMQGEIKVVPPSEFDESNLISQ, encoded by the coding sequence ATGCACGTTCATCGTTTTGAGAAGCTCTGGATCGGGCTCTCCCTGCTCCTCATCGCCGCCTTTATCGGGATTGTGCTCTTCGGGTTCACGGTGATGAACCTGAAGGTGCCCGGCGTAGAAACGGGCGAGACCGTCGACCCGGCGACCGTCCTGTCGGAGGGGCCGTTTGCAAAGCCCGGGGTGCGGAAGATCAGTGACGACCACTACGAGGTGTACATGCTGGCCCAGCAGTTTATCTTTCGCCCCGGAAGCACCCGGCCTCTGACCCTGCCGGCCGATACCAAGATCACCTTTCACATGACGAGCCCGGACGTCATGCACGGGTTCGAGGTGCCGGGAAGCGGCCTGAACTCGACGGTCATCCCGGGGCAGGTCGCGACCTTCACGACCCGGTTTCCGGAGGCCAAAAGCTACGGCATCATCTGCCATCAGTACTGTGGCTCGGCCCACCACAACATGCAGGGAGAAATCAAGGTCGTCCCCCCATCCGAGTTTGACGAGAGCAACTTGATATCGCAATGA
- a CDS encoding b(o/a)3-type cytochrome-c oxidase subunit 1, translated as MTFVDHYPKAARIVKANLIVAFVALGIGGFFGLIQALHRTDVFRGFVSSVQYYDVLTGHGVLLALVFTTFFITGLYQWGVTRTMEREPESSAFSWTWFAMMGVGTTMTATAILGGLVPGSGLSAAVLYTFYPPLQAHPLFYIGAALLVVGSWLAGADWFWTYRKWRADNPDARIPLQTYMVIFTWLMWYLCSLGLALEVVVLLIPWSLGFVEKIDPLLPRTLFWYFGHAVVYFWLLPAYFVWYSILPKLSGGRLFSDPLARVVFIFFLLLSTPIGYHHQYADPGITLVYKMWALIMTLVILLPSLMTAFTVISSMEHGARQRGGSGYFAWMGALPWGQPAFVGCALAGIMFAAGGFSGMINASLNIDMLVHNTAWIPGHFHLTVGTAVALTFMAITYWLLPQLTGKALKFKNLALAQPYTWFIGMTLMSNALHRQGLAGVPRRVAEPQYAGIDYEVPFGTMAEMDWQVAIGGTILFVSMVLFLVVIGGTWWSGAPATDVDDVIPPALSGPEHSPKILDNLKLWMGVAVALVLIAYTLPLAEMVMDGLFSPGAFPAPM; from the coding sequence ATGACGTTTGTTGACCACTACCCGAAAGCGGCGCGCATCGTCAAGGCCAACCTGATCGTCGCGTTCGTGGCCCTCGGCATCGGGGGCTTCTTCGGCCTCATTCAGGCGCTACACCGCACAGATGTCTTTCGGGGCTTCGTCTCCTCGGTGCAGTACTACGACGTGCTCACCGGCCACGGCGTCCTGCTGGCCCTCGTGTTCACCACCTTCTTCATCACAGGGCTGTACCAGTGGGGCGTCACGCGCACCATGGAGCGTGAGCCGGAGAGCTCCGCGTTCTCGTGGACGTGGTTCGCGATGATGGGAGTGGGGACGACCATGACGGCCACGGCCATCCTCGGCGGGCTCGTGCCGGGCAGCGGCCTGAGCGCGGCGGTGCTTTACACGTTCTACCCGCCGCTGCAGGCGCATCCGCTCTTCTACATCGGCGCGGCGCTTCTGGTCGTGGGCTCGTGGCTGGCCGGGGCGGACTGGTTCTGGACGTACCGGAAGTGGCGGGCCGACAACCCCGACGCCCGGATCCCACTGCAGACCTACATGGTGATCTTCACGTGGCTCATGTGGTACCTCTGCTCGCTGGGGCTGGCGCTGGAGGTGGTCGTGCTCCTCATCCCGTGGTCGCTCGGGTTCGTCGAGAAGATTGATCCGCTGCTGCCCCGCACGCTCTTCTGGTACTTCGGGCACGCGGTGGTGTACTTCTGGCTGTTGCCGGCCTACTTCGTGTGGTACTCCATTCTGCCGAAGCTCTCGGGCGGCCGTCTCTTCAGCGACCCGCTCGCCCGCGTCGTCTTCATCTTCTTCCTGCTCTTGTCCACGCCCATCGGCTACCACCACCAGTACGCGGACCCGGGCATCACCCTGGTGTACAAGATGTGGGCGCTCATCATGACGCTCGTCATTCTGCTGCCGAGCCTCATGACGGCCTTCACGGTGATCTCGTCCATGGAGCACGGGGCGCGGCAGCGCGGCGGCAGCGGCTACTTCGCCTGGATGGGGGCGCTGCCGTGGGGCCAGCCCGCCTTCGTGGGCTGTGCGCTGGCCGGCATCATGTTCGCCGCGGGCGGCTTTAGCGGCATGATTAACGCCTCGCTCAACATCGACATGCTGGTCCACAACACCGCGTGGATCCCCGGCCACTTCCACCTCACGGTGGGCACGGCGGTGGCCCTCACCTTCATGGCCATCACCTACTGGCTGCTGCCGCAGTTGACGGGGAAGGCGCTCAAGTTCAAAAACCTGGCCCTGGCCCAGCCCTACACCTGGTTCATCGGGATGACGCTGATGTCCAACGCGCTTCACCGGCAGGGCCTGGCGGGCGTGCCGCGCCGCGTGGCGGAGCCCCAGTACGCGGGCATCGACTACGAGGTGCCGTTCGGCACGATGGCGGAGATGGACTGGCAGGTGGCCATCGGGGGCACCATTCTCTTCGTGTCGATGGTGCTCTTCCTCGTGGTCATCGGGGGCACGTGGTGGAGCGGCGCCCCCGCCACCGACGTGGACGACGTGATCCCGCCCGCCCTCTCGGGGCCGGAGCACTCGCCGAAGATCCTGGACAACCTGAAATTGTGGATGGGGGTGGCCGTGGCGCTGGTCCTTATCGCCTACACGCTGCCGCTGGCCGAGATGGTCATGGACGGGCTCTTCTCGCCGGGGGCGTTCCCGGCGCCGATGTAG
- a CDS encoding GntR family transcriptional regulator produces the protein MELESGRPRHEQISDWLREQIEQDTYEVDEKLPSEKQLGDRFDVSRVTVRRALQTLENEDYIYRQQGLGSFVKERRAAQGLVRLTDFAQDMAQAGLEASSQVEHHAPESPPPAVAVHLDTDDQTVMRLDRLRLGDGRPVAFDRTWLPMFYAQLLEGHDLEEETIYHILEAEYDIPVLRGHYRITAANADAPIADLLGVDAGQALLLIERLSLTEGDKRVYFQRRYYRSDRVAYELELARDTTRHDAGEHGMPLREFEPVFDDDVDAHQE, from the coding sequence ATGGAGCTTGAGTCGGGACGCCCGCGCCACGAACAGATCAGCGACTGGCTGCGCGAGCAGATTGAGCAGGACACGTACGAGGTCGACGAAAAACTCCCCTCCGAAAAGCAACTGGGGGACCGGTTCGACGTGAGCCGGGTGACGGTGCGGCGGGCCCTGCAGACGCTTGAGAATGAGGACTACATCTACCGCCAGCAGGGGCTCGGCTCGTTCGTCAAGGAGCGCCGGGCCGCGCAGGGCCTCGTGCGCCTCACGGACTTTGCGCAGGACATGGCACAGGCGGGCCTCGAAGCGTCCTCTCAGGTCGAGCATCACGCCCCGGAGTCCCCCCCGCCCGCGGTTGCCGTCCACCTGGATACGGACGACCAGACGGTGATGCGACTCGACCGCCTTCGCCTCGGAGACGGGCGGCCCGTTGCGTTCGACCGGACGTGGCTCCCCATGTTCTACGCGCAGCTCCTGGAGGGCCACGACCTGGAGGAGGAGACGATCTACCATATTCTCGAAGCGGAGTACGACATTCCCGTCCTGCGCGGCCACTACCGCATCACGGCCGCCAACGCGGACGCGCCCATTGCGGACCTGCTCGGCGTGGACGCCGGGCAGGCGCTGCTCCTCATCGAGCGCCTGTCGCTGACGGAGGGCGACAAGCGCGTCTACTTCCAGCGGCGGTACTACCGCAGTGACCGGGTGGCCTACGAGCTCGAACTGGCCCGCGACACCACCCGGCACGATGCGGGAGAGCACGGCATGCCCCTCCGTGAGTTTGAGCCCGTCTTCGACGATGATGTGGACGCGCACCAGGAGTAG
- a CDS encoding NAD(P)/FAD-dependent oxidoreductase → MTDTHQVLIVGGGTGGLTVASQLLSRDDAPEVAVLEPADTHYYQPLWTLIGGGVFDKEESARPMGEVMPSGATWIQDAAAEVDPEGGTVTTRGGDTHGYDRLVMAAGIQIDWDGIPGLAASVGQPGTGVVSNYSYDTCETTWDAIQNFPKGGTALFTEPTTGVKCGGAPQKIMYLSDDAFRRQNVRAGSRIAFMKAKGSLFSSPPYEETLYDVVERKDIDLNLMTELTALEPSKKQATFQHLESGEEETIDYDLIHVVPPMSAPDFIADSPLSDEEGWVDVDPGTLQHTRYDTVFALGDNSNLPTSKTGAAIRKQAPVLVDHLMATTNDAASANGTYSGYTSCPLVTGYGKLVLAEFDYDKEPEESFPFDQTEERYSMYALKAYGLPRMYWNGMLKGRM, encoded by the coding sequence ATGACCGACACCCATCAGGTTCTCATCGTTGGAGGCGGCACCGGCGGCCTTACCGTTGCCTCCCAGCTTCTCTCTCGGGACGACGCCCCCGAGGTGGCCGTCCTTGAGCCCGCCGACACCCACTACTACCAGCCCCTCTGGACCCTCATCGGGGGCGGGGTCTTCGACAAAGAGGAATCCGCCCGTCCCATGGGCGAGGTGATGCCGAGCGGCGCAACCTGGATCCAGGACGCCGCCGCGGAGGTCGACCCCGAGGGCGGCACCGTCACCACTCGGGGCGGCGACACCCACGGCTACGACCGCCTCGTTATGGCCGCCGGCATCCAGATCGACTGGGACGGCATTCCGGGGCTCGCCGCGTCCGTGGGCCAGCCCGGCACGGGGGTGGTGAGCAACTACTCGTACGACACCTGCGAGACCACCTGGGACGCGATTCAGAATTTTCCGAAGGGCGGCACCGCCCTGTTTACCGAGCCCACGACGGGCGTCAAGTGCGGCGGGGCCCCGCAGAAAATCATGTACCTCTCCGACGATGCCTTCCGCCGCCAGAATGTGCGCGCGGGCAGCCGCATCGCGTTCATGAAGGCGAAAGGGAGTCTCTTCTCCTCCCCGCCCTACGAGGAGACGCTCTACGACGTGGTTGAGCGGAAGGACATCGACCTCAACCTCATGACCGAACTGACGGCATTGGAGCCTTCGAAAAAGCAGGCGACGTTTCAGCACCTGGAATCCGGCGAGGAGGAGACGATCGACTACGACCTGATCCACGTGGTGCCCCCGATGTCCGCGCCCGACTTCATTGCCGACAGTCCCCTCTCCGACGAGGAGGGGTGGGTGGACGTGGATCCGGGCACACTCCAGCACACGCGGTACGACACTGTGTTTGCGCTCGGCGACAACTCGAATCTGCCGACCTCGAAGACCGGGGCGGCCATTCGGAAACAGGCCCCCGTGCTGGTGGATCATCTGATGGCCACGACCAACGACGCCGCCTCCGCCAATGGCACCTACAGCGGCTACACGTCCTGTCCGTTGGTGACCGGCTACGGCAAGCTGGTGCTCGCCGAGTTCGATTATGACAAGGAGCCGGAGGAAAGCTTTCCGTTCGACCAGACGGAAGAGCGGTACAGCATGTATGCCCTGAAGGCCTACGGCCTGCCCCGCATGTACTGGAACGGCATGCTGAAGGGGCGGATGTAG
- a CDS encoding DUF1641 domain-containing protein produces the protein MDDVHTDGAPSLEKRLQDRDTRQTLHRLLDKLDTIEAALDRLDRIEGEVPPLLQTTADVVDDELTRAADRGVVLDERAGEALRLAEKLTEPETVEVLSALIDRLDHLDDLADLAEQVPAAATVTVDTIDEALTRAADRGVVVDERAREGLRLLEKLTEPETAAALEHLLDRSDQIDELAALAEKAPDAIATVVDILDAEYARAAAQGYDPERTLRQAFGALSRLGTLFQTDEFEALLHSGVLDPEALEAVGSLGSALVDTQKEAQRGDTPSQGVFGLLGALRDPDVQRAVGFITTFAKKFGGNLRS, from the coding sequence ATGGACGACGTACACACAGACGGCGCCCCCTCCCTAGAAAAGCGCTTACAAGACCGCGACACTCGTCAGACGCTTCACCGTCTCCTCGACAAGCTCGATACGATCGAGGCGGCCCTCGACCGGCTCGACCGCATCGAGGGCGAGGTGCCCCCTCTCCTTCAGACCACCGCCGACGTGGTCGACGACGAGTTGACCCGGGCGGCGGACCGCGGTGTGGTGCTCGACGAACGGGCCGGCGAGGCGCTGCGGCTCGCAGAGAAGCTGACGGAGCCGGAGACCGTCGAGGTACTGTCGGCCCTTATCGACCGGCTCGACCACCTCGACGATCTCGCCGACCTGGCCGAGCAGGTCCCCGCGGCCGCCACCGTCACGGTAGACACGATCGATGAGGCGCTCACGCGCGCCGCCGACCGGGGCGTGGTCGTTGACGAGCGGGCTCGGGAGGGCCTCCGGCTGCTCGAAAAACTGACAGAGCCTGAGACCGCCGCGGCACTTGAGCACCTTCTGGACCGGTCCGACCAGATCGACGAGTTGGCGGCCCTCGCCGAGAAGGCCCCCGACGCCATCGCCACGGTCGTCGACATCCTCGATGCCGAATACGCCCGGGCCGCCGCGCAGGGATACGACCCGGAGCGCACCCTCCGTCAGGCCTTCGGCGCCCTGAGCCGGCTCGGGACGCTGTTCCAGACCGACGAGTTCGAGGCCCTCCTCCACTCCGGTGTGCTCGACCCCGAGGCCCTCGAGGCCGTCGGCAGCCTCGGCTCGGCGCTCGTCGACACCCAAAAGGAGGCGCAGCGCGGAGACACCCCATCCCAGGGGGTCTTCGGCCTGCTCGGCGCCCTTCGCGACCCCGACGTGCAGCGGGCCGTCGGCTTCATCACCACCTTTGCTAAAAAGTTCGGGGGGAACCTCCGCTCGTGA
- a CDS encoding Tll0287-like domain-containing protein: MRSPSVLRLLILSVPLLIVGCGGSDSAPTSSQTPPDAVRRDVEQSIASLNEMRESLAATIDTSAVDRRTFKRVCAPVGKRARQLGADRGWEVQQLATKYRNPAHEPDAEARRLHEEFVTSPELTERWIRTTRSGHEGWRYARRITVQPSCLACHGPKDERPAFVKKDYPEDRAYGFEDGDLRGIYAVFVPDTSTGDAF, from the coding sequence ATGCGTTCGCCCTCGGTTCTTCGGCTTTTGATCCTCAGCGTCCCTCTTCTCATCGTCGGATGCGGCGGGTCCGATTCGGCCCCCACCAGCTCCCAGACGCCGCCCGACGCCGTCCGTCGGGACGTGGAGCAGTCCATCGCGTCGCTGAACGAGATGCGCGAGTCCCTGGCCGCGACCATCGACACGTCCGCGGTCGACAGGCGCACGTTCAAGCGCGTGTGCGCCCCCGTGGGGAAGCGCGCCAGGCAACTCGGCGCGGACCGCGGATGGGAGGTGCAACAGCTCGCCACGAAGTATCGAAATCCCGCCCACGAGCCCGACGCGGAGGCACGCCGCCTCCACGAGGAGTTTGTCACGTCCCCCGAGCTCACCGAGCGGTGGATCCGAACCACCCGCAGCGGCCACGAGGGCTGGCGCTACGCCCGCCGAATTACGGTACAGCCGTCCTGCCTGGCGTGCCACGGCCCCAAAGACGAGCGCCCCGCGTTCGTCAAGAAGGACTATCCCGAGGACCGGGCCTACGGGTTCGAAGACGGAGACCTGCGGGGCATCTACGCAGTCTTCGTCCCGGATACGAGCACCGGGGATGCATTTTAA
- a CDS encoding cbb3-type cytochrome oxidase assembly protein CcoS translates to MSYTPLLTILLVLVVGAAITLTVLFYAQRKGHFDNLKSEAYVIFDDDEPVGEPQDQVFDAPDEPTGAPDPEA, encoded by the coding sequence ATGAGCTACACGCCTTTGTTGACCATTCTGCTCGTTCTGGTGGTCGGCGCCGCGATTACCCTGACGGTGCTGTTCTATGCCCAGCGGAAGGGGCACTTTGACAATCTGAAGTCGGAGGCCTACGTCATCTTCGACGACGATGAGCCGGTGGGGGAGCCACAGGATCAGGTGTTCGACGCCCCAGACGAGCCGACCGGCGCGCCTGATCCGGAGGCCTGA
- a CDS encoding cbb3-type cytochrome c oxidase subunit I, which produces MPDDSSTPAPSAGTSQSEVKWRRVVDASTRWPVIAFVVSGTFWLVAGSLLALIASFKFQFPDWWTHQAWLTFGRVRPAHLNTMIYGWISMAGVGVSSWLWARLLKTKLRGRGLLLLSAALWNVGVLVGTIGILAGYSRAIEWVEMPYVAFAFIVPAMGLLVVSFVRTLWHRHARHLYISVWYLGAAILWGPLLVIAILLPIYSGVPEATANWWYAHNILGLWITPPGLAAAYYLIPKVIGRPVHSYHLSYLGFWTLALFYNWAGVHHLVGGPAPQWVATVSIVFSAMMIIPVIVVAVNHHLTVVGHFKKLKYSPTLRFVVFGAMSYTAVSLQGSLQSFRYWQEVTHFTHYTIAHAHLGVYAFATMIAFGAIYYIMPRVTNWEWGSKRLVSLHFWTTGLGIGAYVTALTIGGVIQGLQLLDPDVAFLTIVEDTKPWLVVRSVSGTLMTVGHLVFAYLLAKIVVQSGERPDGPTYFHPVPAGTFEHVGGDGARSVPSGPAGEESAR; this is translated from the coding sequence ATGCCCGACGATTCGTCCACGCCCGCGCCTTCGGCGGGCACGTCCCAATCAGAGGTCAAGTGGCGTCGCGTCGTCGACGCGTCGACGCGCTGGCCCGTCATCGCGTTCGTTGTGAGCGGGACCTTCTGGCTCGTCGCGGGCTCCCTGCTGGCCCTCATCGCCAGCTTCAAGTTCCAGTTTCCGGACTGGTGGACCCATCAGGCGTGGCTCACCTTCGGCCGCGTGCGGCCCGCCCACCTTAACACGATGATCTACGGCTGGATTTCGATGGCGGGCGTGGGGGTGAGTTCATGGCTCTGGGCCCGTCTGTTGAAGACCAAGCTTCGGGGCCGCGGGCTCCTGCTTCTCAGTGCGGCGCTCTGGAACGTGGGGGTGCTGGTGGGCACCATCGGCATCCTGGCGGGCTACTCCCGCGCCATCGAATGGGTGGAGATGCCCTATGTCGCGTTCGCGTTTATCGTCCCGGCCATGGGGCTGTTGGTCGTGTCGTTTGTCCGCACCCTGTGGCACCGGCACGCGCGACACCTGTACATCTCCGTCTGGTACCTGGGCGCGGCCATCCTGTGGGGCCCGCTCCTCGTGATCGCCATTCTGCTTCCCATTTACAGCGGGGTGCCGGAGGCGACGGCCAACTGGTGGTACGCCCACAACATCCTGGGCCTCTGGATCACCCCGCCGGGCCTGGCAGCCGCCTACTACCTGATTCCGAAGGTCATCGGGCGGCCCGTGCACAGCTACCACCTGTCGTACCTGGGCTTCTGGACGCTGGCCCTCTTCTACAACTGGGCCGGCGTGCATCACCTGGTCGGGGGGCCCGCGCCGCAGTGGGTGGCGACCGTGTCGATCGTGTTCAGCGCGATGATGATCATTCCGGTCATCGTGGTGGCGGTCAACCACCACCTCACCGTCGTGGGGCACTTCAAGAAGCTGAAGTACAGCCCGACGCTCCGGTTCGTGGTCTTCGGGGCCATGAGCTACACGGCCGTTAGCCTGCAGGGCTCGCTCCAGTCGTTCCGGTACTGGCAAGAGGTCACTCACTTTACGCACTACACCATTGCGCACGCGCATTTGGGGGTCTACGCGTTTGCGACGATGATCGCATTCGGGGCCATCTACTACATCATGCCGCGCGTGACGAACTGGGAGTGGGGGAGCAAGCGCCTCGTGAGCCTGCACTTCTGGACCACGGGCCTCGGCATTGGGGCGTACGTTACGGCCCTCACCATCGGCGGCGTCATTCAGGGCCTGCAGCTGCTCGATCCCGACGTGGCCTTCCTGACGATCGTGGAGGACACCAAGCCCTGGCTCGTCGTGCGGTCGGTGTCCGGCACGCTCATGACGGTGGGGCACCTCGTGTTTGCGTACCTGCTCGCCAAAATCGTCGTGCAGAGCGGCGAGCGCCCGGACGGCCCCACGTACTTCCACCCGGTGCCGGCGGGCACCTTCGAGCATGTCGGCGGGGACGGGGCCCGCTCCGTCCCGTCGGGCCCGGCGGGGGAGGAGAGTGCACGCTAG
- a CDS encoding cbb3-type cytochrome c oxidase subunit II produces MTRIALIFLGAFAAIAMSFTALTLLPRLQLSTVEPTPGTTDYTYSEQLGRDVYKQEGCMYCHSQQVRPEGFGSDVARGWGPRGSRPGDYVYDETHQLGTMRTGPDLHDIASRQPSRDWHLAHLYQPRSVSPGSVMPAYPYLFEVKKKSSVMASETTVPISPEYAPPGDSVVVATERALALYDYLMTLKLEPMDRESSN; encoded by the coding sequence ATGACTCGGATTGCACTGATTTTTCTGGGGGCGTTTGCGGCAATCGCGATGAGCTTTACGGCCCTCACGCTGCTGCCTCGCCTGCAGCTCTCAACGGTCGAGCCCACACCGGGCACCACCGACTACACCTATTCCGAACAGCTGGGGCGCGACGTCTACAAGCAGGAGGGCTGTATGTACTGCCACAGCCAGCAGGTGCGGCCGGAGGGCTTCGGGTCCGACGTGGCCCGCGGATGGGGGCCGCGGGGGTCCCGTCCCGGCGACTACGTGTACGACGAGACCCATCAACTGGGCACGATGCGGACGGGGCCGGACCTCCACGACATCGCCAGCCGCCAGCCCAGTCGCGACTGGCACCTGGCCCACCTCTACCAGCCCCGCTCGGTGAGCCCGGGCTCGGTGATGCCGGCCTACCCCTACCTCTTTGAGGTGAAGAAGAAGTCGAGCGTCATGGCGTCAGAGACGACGGTGCCAATCAGTCCAGAATACGCGCCGCCGGGCGACAGCGTGGTGGTGGCCACCGAAAGAGCCCTCGCCCTCTACGACTACCTCATGACCCTGAAGCTTGAACCCATGGATCGTGAGTCGTCCAACTGA
- a CDS encoding c-type cytochrome, with translation MADDSSSLPEPDPEQRSDPDPSPEPIDMLRPLFREEPLPPEGGEPPKMWLWILIFGVLLFSTFYLGAYMGDFSPDPWLQSPEPVAQRTGPPEPEPVSGAQVYSARCASCHQSNGQGISGAFPTLIGTRWVENKGQVIRILLHGLQGEIEVQGATYNGNMPAWGSTLSDKEIAAVITHIRQSWDNDYGEVTPDEVASVRAATEGRSDTWSPEELKASENQTVPGGNDDTAARGPSGAVGPALYDRLVAQASPNRMPAPAR, from the coding sequence ATGGCCGACGACTCTTCGTCCCTGCCCGAGCCGGACCCGGAGCAGCGCAGCGACCCTGACCCGTCGCCCGAGCCGATTGACATGCTGCGCCCCCTCTTCCGCGAGGAGCCCCTGCCGCCGGAAGGGGGCGAGCCCCCGAAGATGTGGCTCTGGATTTTGATCTTCGGCGTCCTGCTCTTCAGTACGTTCTACCTGGGGGCCTACATGGGCGACTTCAGCCCCGATCCGTGGCTCCAGTCCCCGGAGCCCGTGGCCCAGCGCACCGGGCCGCCCGAGCCGGAGCCGGTGAGCGGCGCGCAGGTGTACAGCGCCCGCTGCGCGAGCTGTCACCAGTCCAACGGACAGGGCATCTCGGGGGCATTCCCGACGCTGATCGGGACGCGGTGGGTGGAAAACAAGGGCCAGGTGATCCGCATCCTGCTCCACGGCCTGCAGGGCGAAATTGAAGTCCAAGGGGCGACCTACAACGGCAACATGCCCGCCTGGGGCTCCACGCTCAGCGACAAGGAGATCGCTGCGGTCATTACGCACATCCGGCAGTCCTGGGACAATGACTACGGGGAGGTAACCCCCGACGAGGTGGCGTCCGTGCGGGCGGCGACCGAGGGACGGTCCGACACGTGGTCGCCCGAAGAACTGAAGGCCTCCGAGAATCAGACCGTGCCCGGCGGCAATGACGACACCGCCGCCCGGGGCCCGTCGGGAGCGGTCGGCCCGGCCCTGTACGACCGTCTCGTCGCGCAGGCGTCGCCGAACCGGATGCCCGCCCCTGCCCGATAG